The proteins below are encoded in one region of Coffea arabica cultivar ET-39 chromosome 4c, Coffea Arabica ET-39 HiFi, whole genome shotgun sequence:
- the LOC113723443 gene encoding transcription factor TCP5 — MIMNSKDKAFQTKQEGDVNDSKFSKSASTSRPWAGFRNPRIVRVSRSFGGKDRHSKVCTVRGLRDRRIRLSVPTAIQLYDLQDRLGLSQPSKVVDWLIDATKSEIDKLPPLQIQAGSFSQFHQAIALSQHSSATSSNLPHFFCANPSYMKDVGAPSFLSNKQGLKINDHIHGNSQTILDRSRCWNPDVAVNRKEAEKEAAAGKDKWIASNEQEGMEGYAAQLTAQNFFPVANLSSFPSLLPNPLPYNPYYQWEASNLSLSQLGGHSNIPMQPEDSQSHNALSLGSSMALPSGSQLCFCPSAATIPTILPSLPPYMTASVESDPRQSNNFQFLSSSTQQVQANSLMPTLHLISSPLKSLTLNSNPKILHLQENSKNHPNKGDSGS, encoded by the coding sequence ATGATCATGAATTCAAAGGACAAAGCTTTTCAAACAAAGCAAGAAGGAGATGTCAATGATAGCAAGTTCTCCAAAAGCGCATCTACTTCAAGACCATGGGCAGGCTTTAGAAATCCAAGAATAGTACGTGTTTCGCGttcttttgggggaaaagataGGCATAGCAAAGTGTGCACCGTAAGGGGACTGAGAGATAGGAGGATTAGACTTTCAGTGCCCACTGCAATTCAGTTGTACGATCTTCAGGATAGACTTGGGCTCAGCCAACCTAGCAAGGTCGTAGATTGGTTGATTGATGCCACTAAAAGTGAGATTGACAAACTTCCACCACTGCAAATACAAGCAGGAAGCTTCAGTCAATTCCATCAGGCAATTGCACTTTCTCAGCACTCATCGGCAACTTCATCAAATCTGCCCCACTTCTTCTGTGCAAATCCATCGTATATGAAAGATGTAGGAGCTCCAAGTTTCCTCTCTAACAAGCAGGGGCTAAAGATTAATGACCATATTCATGGAAATAGTCAAACTATTTTGGATAGATCAAGATGTTGGAATCCAGATGTCGCAGTGAATCGCAAGGAAGCTGAAAAAGAAGCCGCTGCAGGAAAAGACAAGTGGATTGCATCAAATGAGCAGGAGGGTATGGAGGGTTATGCTGCTCAGCTCACAGCTCAAAACTTCTTCCCGGTAGCCAATCTATCTTCTTTTCCAAGCTTGTTACCCAATCCGTTGCCATACAATCCTTATTACCAGTGGGAGGCTTCAAACTTGTCTCTATCTCAATTAGGAGGCCACTCCAATATTCCAATGCAACCCGAAGACTCTCAAAGTCATAATGCCTTATCTCTGGGATCTTCAATGGCTCTCCCGTCTGGTTCTCAGCTGTGTTTCTGTCCTTCTGCAGCAACAATTCCTACGATTCTTCCTTCATTGCCTCCATATATGACTGCTTCTGTAGAGAGTGATCCCAGACAAAGCAATAACTTCCAATTCTTGAGCTCAAGTACACAGCAGGTTCAAGCAAATTCTCTGATGCCTACTCTTCATCTGATCAGTTCACCCTTGAAATCCCTTACGCTGAATAGTAATCCCAAGATTCTACATTTACAAGAGAACAGCAAAAACCATCCAAACAAAGGAGACAGTGGTTCTTGA